A stretch of DNA from Pseudomonas sp. HN11:
GGTACGCAACCGTGCAGACCGTCACTGCAGAGCATCAGCAGGTCGTTAGGCTGGACCGGTTGCACGCGCACTTGCGGTTCCACCCGCGGTCCCGGACCAATGGCTTGCAACAGCAGGTTGCGCGCCGGCAAGCGATCCACTTTGCCGGCTTCCAGGGCCTGTTGATACCAGGTCTGGTCGCGGGTCAACAGGCTCAACTCGCCGTTGCGGTAACGGTACAAGCGACTGTCGCCGACATGGAACAGCAGCAGCGGCCCATCGGCATGCGGGCGCCAGGCGCCGGTGAGGGTGGTGCCCATACCGTTGCCCTCGCTCATCTGGCGCGCCACGTTTTGCTGGTAGACGCACTGGTTCACATGGTCGATGGCGTTGTGCAAGCGACTGGCAGCTTGCATGTCCGGGTCCGACCAGGTGGCGTCCGGGTCGCTTTTGTCGTCAAGCGGATCAACGCCGTGGGCGTTGAGCGCCTGACGCAAGCTGATCAAGGCTTCGGCGCTGGCCAAGGCCCCCGCTTCGTGGCCGCCCATGCCATCGGCCACGGCAAACAAACCAAGGGCGGGCTCCACCAGGAAATTGTCTTCATTACTCT
This window harbors:
- a CDS encoding PP2C family protein-serine/threonine phosphatase, encoding MTDSPLSACGPHRLACAVAYGASDVGTVRQSNEDNFLVEPALGLFAVADGMGGHEAGALASAEALISLRQALNAHGVDPLDDKSDPDATWSDPDMQAASRLHNAIDHVNQCVYQQNVARQMSEGNGMGTTLTGAWRPHADGPLLLFHVGDSRLYRYRNGELSLLTRDQTWYQQALEAGKVDRLPARNLLLQAIGPGPRVEPQVRVQPVQPNDLLMLCSDGLHGCVPHLEMAQVLAVASRDTLDTACQRLIHLTREYAGRDNVTVLLAWFDA